One part of the Trichoplusia ni isolate ovarian cell line Hi5 chromosome 2, tn1, whole genome shotgun sequence genome encodes these proteins:
- the LOC113508326 gene encoding chromatin-remodeling complex ATPase chain Iswi isoform X2 gives MSQAEEPMEVADVGENSNESSSDTTSSRGKEGDFESKIETDRSKRFEFLLKQTEIFSHFMSNTPKSGSSPPKPKAGRPKKIKDIDSGGGSAGDHRHRKTEQEEDEELLAETNTKQKSIFRFEASPHYVKNGEMRDYQVRGLNWMISLYENGINGILADEMGLGKTLQTISLLGYMKHFKNVPGPHIVIVPKSTLTNWMNEFKKWCPSLKAVCLIGDQETRNTFIRETLMPGNWDVCITSYEMIIRERSVFKKFTWRYMVIDEAHRIKNEKSKLSELLREFKSMNRLLLTGTPLQNNLHELWALLNFLLPDVFNSSDDFDSWFNTNAALGDNQLVSRLHAVLRPFLLRRLKSEVERKLKPKKEVKVYVGLSKMQREWYTKVLMKDIDVVNGAGKVEKMRLQNILMQLRKCCNHPYLFDGAEPGPPYTTDEHLVYNCGKLAILDKLLPKLREQDSRVLIFSQMTRMLDILEDYCLWRQYKYCRLDGQTPHEDRNRQIEEYNAEGSEKFVFMLSTRAGGLGINLTSADVVIIYDSDWNPQMDLQAMDRAHRIGQKKQVRVFRLITENTVEEKIVERAEVKLRLDKLVIQSGRLVDTKSQLNKDEMLNMIRHGANHVFSSKDSEITEEDIDVILAKGEVKTEELKQKLESLGESSLRAFSMDTPGATTDSVYQFEGEDYREKQKVLPIGNWIEPPKRERKANYAVDAYFREALRVSEPKAPKAPRPPKQPIVQDFQFFPPRLFELLDQEIYHYRKTLGYKVPRNPELGPDAAKIQREEQRKIDDAEALTEEEVQEKEQLLTQGFTNWTKRDFNQFIKANEKYGRDDIENIAKDVEGKTPEEVMEYSAVFWERCHELQDIDRIMGQIERGEAKIQRRASIKKALDAKMARYRAPFHQLRISYGTNKGKNYVEEEDRFLVCMLHKLGFDKENVYEELRASVHAAPQFRFDWFLKSRTAVELQRRCNTLITLIERENQELEEKERAEKKKKSGNANPNTPGGNATGKGANAGKRKATDNTPDTAQKHKKKKK, from the exons ATGTCTCAGGCTGAAGAACCGATGGAAGTTGCAGATGTTGGGGAAAATTCa aATGAATCTTCAAGCGACACAACATCGTCGCGCGGTAAGGAAGGAGATTTCGAAAGCAAAATTGAAACTGATCGTTCTAAGAGATTTGAGTTTCTATTGAAACAAACTGAAATTTTCTCACATTTTATGTCAAACACGCCCAAATCTGGTAGTAGTCCACCTAAACCAAAAGCAGGAAGACCGAAGAAGATAAAAGACATCGATTCGGGAGGAGGATCAGCTGGCGA ccatCGACACCGTAAGACTGAACAGGAGGAAGATGAAGAACTCCTTGCAGAAACAAACACTAAACAAAAGTCTATATTTCGCTTTGAAGCTTCTCCACATTACGTGAAAAATGGAGAGATGCGTGATTATCAAGTCAGAGGTCTGAACTGGATGATTTCACTCTATGAAAATGGTATAAATGGTATTCTAGCTGATGAAATGGGTCTTGGCAAAACATTGCAGACCATTTCTTTGCTTGGATACATGAAACATTTCAA gaaTGTACCTGGACCACACATTGTAATAGTGCCAAAATCAACCCTCACAAATTGGATGAATGAATTCAAGAAATGGTGTCCCTCTCTAAAGGCTGTTTGTCTTATCGGTGACCAGGAAACTAGG AATACATTTATCAGGGAAACTCTCATGCCTGGTAACTGGGATGTCTGCATCACATCTTACGAAATGATTATACGAGAGAGATCAGTTTTCAAAAAGTTTACCTGGAGATACATGGTGATTGACGAAGCCCATCGCATCAAGAATGAAAAATCAAAACTGTCAGAGTTGTTGAGAGAGTTTAAGAGTATGAACAGGTTGCTACTGACTGGTACCCCATTGCAGAATAATCTTCATGAACTGTGGGCTTTACTTAATTTCCTTCTACCTGATGTATTTAACAGTTCTGAT GATTTTGACTCTTGGTTCAATACTAATGCAGCTCTTGGAGATAACCAGTTGGTATCACGACTGCACGCTGTGTTACGGCCATTTTTGCTTCGACGTCTGAAGTCTGAAGTAGAAAGGAAGCTAAAACCGAAAAAGGAAGTCAAAGTCTATGTTGGTTTGAGCAAAATGCAAAGGGAATGGTACACAAAAGTTTTGATGAAAGACATAGATGTAG TCAATGGTGCTGGTAAGGTGGAGAAGATGCGACTGCAAAATATTCTTATGCAGCTGCGAAAGTGTTGTAATCACCCATACCTATTCGACGGTGCGGAACCTGGCCCGCCGTACACCACTGACGAACACTTGGTCTACAATTGTGGCAAACTAGCAATCCTTGACAAACTATTGCCTAAATTACGGGAACAGGATTCAAGAGTGTTGATCTTCTCACAGATGACAAGGATGCTGGACATCTTAGAGGATTATTGTTTATGGCGGCAGTATAAG tactGTCGGCTGGACGGTCAAACACCTCATGAAGACAGAAATAGGCAAATAGAAGAGTACAATGCAGAGGGAAGTGAGAAATTCGTGTTCATGTTGTCGACACGCGCCGGAGGTCTCGGAATTAACTTGACTTCCGCTGATGTCGTCATCATATACGACTCTGATTGGAATCCACAAATGGACTTGCAGGCTATGGACAGAGCACATCGTATTGGCCAGAAGAAACAA GTACGAGTTTTCCGTCTTATCACAGAAAACACGGTTGAAGAAAAGATCGTCGAGCGAGCTGAAGTAAAGCTAAGGTTGGACAAACTTGTGATACAGTCTGGTCGCCTGGTAGATACCAAGAGCCAGCTCAACAAAGACGAAATGCTCAATATGATAAGACATGGCGCCAACCATGTGTTCTCGTCGAAAGATTCGGAAATCACGGAAGAAGATATTGATGTTATTCTGGCTAAAGGAGAGGTCAAG ACTGAAGAATTGAAGCAAAAGCTGGAGAGCCTCGGAGAGTCATCATTGCGAGCGTTTTCGATGGACACCCCTGGCGCAACTACAGACTCAGTCTACCAATTTGAAG GGGAGGATTACAGAGAGAAGCAGAAGGTTCTACCCATTGGTAATTGGATAGAACCTCCAAAACGCGAGCGTAAAGCTAACTATGCAGTGGATGCTTACTTCCGGGAGGCACTCCGTGTTTCCGAACCGAAGGCGCCTAAG GCCCCACGACCACCAAAGCAGCCGATCGTGCAAGATTTCCAATTCTTCCCACCGCGTCTTTTCGAGCTTTTGGATCAAGAAATTTACCATTATCGTAAAACACTCGG GTACAAGGTGCCGCGTAATCCAGAGCTAGGACCTGATGCAGCCAAGATCCAAAGAGAGGAGCAACGTAAAATAGATGATGCTGAAGCCCTTACTGAGGAAGAGGTACAAGAAAAAGAGCAACTGCTAACACAAG gtTTTACAAACTGGACGAAGCGAGACTTCAACCAATTTATCAAAGCAAATGAGAAGTATGGAAGAGATGATATTGAGAATATTGCTAAAGATGTTGAAGGCAAAACTCCTGAAGAA GTCATGGAGTACTCAGCAGTATTTTGGGAAAGATGTCATGAGCTTCAGGATATCGATAGAATAATGGGGCAAATAGAGAGAGGAGAAGCGAAAATACAGAGAAGAGCGTCCATAAAAAAAGCATTAGATGCTAAGATGGCTCGCTATAGAGCGCCATTCCATCAACTAAGAATTTCTTACGGTACTAATAAAGGCAAGAATTACGTTGAAGAGGAAGACAG atttcTGGTATGTATGTTGCATAAATTGGGTTTTGACAAAGAGAACGTTTATGAAGAGCTTCGCGCGTCTGTACATGCTGCACCTCAATTTAGATTTGATTGGTTTCTCAAATCCAGAACAGCCGTCGAATTACAACGAAG aTGCAACACCCTTATCACTCTGATTGAAAGAGAGAATCAAGAACTGGAAGAAAAAGAACGCGctgagaagaagaagaagagtgGCAACGCTAATCCGAACACACCCGGAGGTAATGCCACTGGCAAA
- the LOC113508326 gene encoding chromatin-remodeling complex ATPase chain Iswi isoform X1, which yields MSQAEEPMEVADVGENSNESSSDTTSSRGKEGDFESKIETDRSKRFEFLLKQTEIFSHFMSNTPKSGSSPPKPKAGRPKKIKDIDSGGGSAGDHRHRKTEQEEDEELLAETNTKQKSIFRFEASPHYVKNGEMRDYQVRGLNWMISLYENGINGILADEMGLGKTLQTISLLGYMKHFKNVPGPHIVIVPKSTLTNWMNEFKKWCPSLKAVCLIGDQETRNTFIRETLMPGNWDVCITSYEMIIRERSVFKKFTWRYMVIDEAHRIKNEKSKLSELLREFKSMNRLLLTGTPLQNNLHELWALLNFLLPDVFNSSDDFDSWFNTNAALGDNQLVSRLHAVLRPFLLRRLKSEVERKLKPKKEVKVYVGLSKMQREWYTKVLMKDIDVVNGAGKVEKMRLQNILMQLRKCCNHPYLFDGAEPGPPYTTDEHLVYNCGKLAILDKLLPKLREQDSRVLIFSQMTRMLDILEDYCLWRQYKYCRLDGQTPHEDRNRQIEEYNAEGSEKFVFMLSTRAGGLGINLTSADVVIIYDSDWNPQMDLQAMDRAHRIGQKKQVRVFRLITENTVEEKIVERAEVKLRLDKLVIQSGRLVDTKSQLNKDEMLNMIRHGANHVFSSKDSEITEEDIDVILAKGEVKTEELKQKLESLGESSLRAFSMDTPGATTDSVYQFEGEDYREKQKVLPIGNWIEPPKRERKANYAVDAYFREALRVSEPKAPKVQAPRPPKQPIVQDFQFFPPRLFELLDQEIYHYRKTLGYKVPRNPELGPDAAKIQREEQRKIDDAEALTEEEVQEKEQLLTQGFTNWTKRDFNQFIKANEKYGRDDIENIAKDVEGKTPEEVMEYSAVFWERCHELQDIDRIMGQIERGEAKIQRRASIKKALDAKMARYRAPFHQLRISYGTNKGKNYVEEEDRFLVCMLHKLGFDKENVYEELRASVHAAPQFRFDWFLKSRTAVELQRRCNTLITLIERENQELEEKERAEKKKKSGNANPNTPGGNATGKGANAGKRKATDNTPDTAQKHKKKKK from the exons ATGTCTCAGGCTGAAGAACCGATGGAAGTTGCAGATGTTGGGGAAAATTCa aATGAATCTTCAAGCGACACAACATCGTCGCGCGGTAAGGAAGGAGATTTCGAAAGCAAAATTGAAACTGATCGTTCTAAGAGATTTGAGTTTCTATTGAAACAAACTGAAATTTTCTCACATTTTATGTCAAACACGCCCAAATCTGGTAGTAGTCCACCTAAACCAAAAGCAGGAAGACCGAAGAAGATAAAAGACATCGATTCGGGAGGAGGATCAGCTGGCGA ccatCGACACCGTAAGACTGAACAGGAGGAAGATGAAGAACTCCTTGCAGAAACAAACACTAAACAAAAGTCTATATTTCGCTTTGAAGCTTCTCCACATTACGTGAAAAATGGAGAGATGCGTGATTATCAAGTCAGAGGTCTGAACTGGATGATTTCACTCTATGAAAATGGTATAAATGGTATTCTAGCTGATGAAATGGGTCTTGGCAAAACATTGCAGACCATTTCTTTGCTTGGATACATGAAACATTTCAA gaaTGTACCTGGACCACACATTGTAATAGTGCCAAAATCAACCCTCACAAATTGGATGAATGAATTCAAGAAATGGTGTCCCTCTCTAAAGGCTGTTTGTCTTATCGGTGACCAGGAAACTAGG AATACATTTATCAGGGAAACTCTCATGCCTGGTAACTGGGATGTCTGCATCACATCTTACGAAATGATTATACGAGAGAGATCAGTTTTCAAAAAGTTTACCTGGAGATACATGGTGATTGACGAAGCCCATCGCATCAAGAATGAAAAATCAAAACTGTCAGAGTTGTTGAGAGAGTTTAAGAGTATGAACAGGTTGCTACTGACTGGTACCCCATTGCAGAATAATCTTCATGAACTGTGGGCTTTACTTAATTTCCTTCTACCTGATGTATTTAACAGTTCTGAT GATTTTGACTCTTGGTTCAATACTAATGCAGCTCTTGGAGATAACCAGTTGGTATCACGACTGCACGCTGTGTTACGGCCATTTTTGCTTCGACGTCTGAAGTCTGAAGTAGAAAGGAAGCTAAAACCGAAAAAGGAAGTCAAAGTCTATGTTGGTTTGAGCAAAATGCAAAGGGAATGGTACACAAAAGTTTTGATGAAAGACATAGATGTAG TCAATGGTGCTGGTAAGGTGGAGAAGATGCGACTGCAAAATATTCTTATGCAGCTGCGAAAGTGTTGTAATCACCCATACCTATTCGACGGTGCGGAACCTGGCCCGCCGTACACCACTGACGAACACTTGGTCTACAATTGTGGCAAACTAGCAATCCTTGACAAACTATTGCCTAAATTACGGGAACAGGATTCAAGAGTGTTGATCTTCTCACAGATGACAAGGATGCTGGACATCTTAGAGGATTATTGTTTATGGCGGCAGTATAAG tactGTCGGCTGGACGGTCAAACACCTCATGAAGACAGAAATAGGCAAATAGAAGAGTACAATGCAGAGGGAAGTGAGAAATTCGTGTTCATGTTGTCGACACGCGCCGGAGGTCTCGGAATTAACTTGACTTCCGCTGATGTCGTCATCATATACGACTCTGATTGGAATCCACAAATGGACTTGCAGGCTATGGACAGAGCACATCGTATTGGCCAGAAGAAACAA GTACGAGTTTTCCGTCTTATCACAGAAAACACGGTTGAAGAAAAGATCGTCGAGCGAGCTGAAGTAAAGCTAAGGTTGGACAAACTTGTGATACAGTCTGGTCGCCTGGTAGATACCAAGAGCCAGCTCAACAAAGACGAAATGCTCAATATGATAAGACATGGCGCCAACCATGTGTTCTCGTCGAAAGATTCGGAAATCACGGAAGAAGATATTGATGTTATTCTGGCTAAAGGAGAGGTCAAG ACTGAAGAATTGAAGCAAAAGCTGGAGAGCCTCGGAGAGTCATCATTGCGAGCGTTTTCGATGGACACCCCTGGCGCAACTACAGACTCAGTCTACCAATTTGAAG GGGAGGATTACAGAGAGAAGCAGAAGGTTCTACCCATTGGTAATTGGATAGAACCTCCAAAACGCGAGCGTAAAGCTAACTATGCAGTGGATGCTTACTTCCGGGAGGCACTCCGTGTTTCCGAACCGAAGGCGCCTAAGGTACAG GCCCCACGACCACCAAAGCAGCCGATCGTGCAAGATTTCCAATTCTTCCCACCGCGTCTTTTCGAGCTTTTGGATCAAGAAATTTACCATTATCGTAAAACACTCGG GTACAAGGTGCCGCGTAATCCAGAGCTAGGACCTGATGCAGCCAAGATCCAAAGAGAGGAGCAACGTAAAATAGATGATGCTGAAGCCCTTACTGAGGAAGAGGTACAAGAAAAAGAGCAACTGCTAACACAAG gtTTTACAAACTGGACGAAGCGAGACTTCAACCAATTTATCAAAGCAAATGAGAAGTATGGAAGAGATGATATTGAGAATATTGCTAAAGATGTTGAAGGCAAAACTCCTGAAGAA GTCATGGAGTACTCAGCAGTATTTTGGGAAAGATGTCATGAGCTTCAGGATATCGATAGAATAATGGGGCAAATAGAGAGAGGAGAAGCGAAAATACAGAGAAGAGCGTCCATAAAAAAAGCATTAGATGCTAAGATGGCTCGCTATAGAGCGCCATTCCATCAACTAAGAATTTCTTACGGTACTAATAAAGGCAAGAATTACGTTGAAGAGGAAGACAG atttcTGGTATGTATGTTGCATAAATTGGGTTTTGACAAAGAGAACGTTTATGAAGAGCTTCGCGCGTCTGTACATGCTGCACCTCAATTTAGATTTGATTGGTTTCTCAAATCCAGAACAGCCGTCGAATTACAACGAAG aTGCAACACCCTTATCACTCTGATTGAAAGAGAGAATCAAGAACTGGAAGAAAAAGAACGCGctgagaagaagaagaagagtgGCAACGCTAATCCGAACACACCCGGAGGTAATGCCACTGGCAAA